A window from Megalops cyprinoides isolate fMegCyp1 chromosome 8, fMegCyp1.pri, whole genome shotgun sequence encodes these proteins:
- the LOC118782222 gene encoding lysM and putative peptidoglycan-binding domain-containing protein 2-like — MAEFSPVLPPRDGRGRFGQPVFPRSRAGSESESELSQSLARTKTRSYGSTASVTATLGEKYIEHRMTDSDTLQGISLKYGVTMEQIKRANKLFSNDCIFLRNILNIPVVSEKATPFNGLNSLESLESEASYGCMPQEGPQVTLDADGTSSSSSFPSPSPQEIKTHPLQPKELSAKDFLHRLDLQIKLSKQAARKLKEEDIRDGKEEDSHPVSSYQEI; from the exons ATGGCGGAGTTCTCCCCGGTCCTGCCGCCGCGGGATGGACGCGGTCGGTTCGGACAACCTGTCTTTCCCAGATCACGGGCTGGCTCAGAATCAGAGAGCGAGCTGTCGCAAAGCTTGGCCCGCACAAAGACACGGTCCTATGGAAGCACGGCCAGCGTTACAGCCACTTTAGGAGAGAAGTACATAGAGCACCGAATGACAGACAGCGACACGCTGCAAGGAATATCACTCAAATACGGCGTAACG atGGAACAAATAAAAAGAGCAAACAAACTATTCAGCAATGACTGTATATTCTTGCGGAACATTCTGAACATTCCTGTGGTCTCAGAGAAGGCCACACCCTTCAATGGATTGAACAGTCTAGAGTCCCTAGAGAGTGAGGCTAGCTATGGCTGCATGCCCCAGGAGGGACCCCAGGTGACTTTGGACGCAGATGgcacctcttcctcctcctcttttccttccCCCAGTCCCCAGGAAATCAAAACCCACCCACTCCAGCCCAAGGAGCTTTCTGCCAAGGACTTTTTACACAGACTGGATTTACAGATTAAACTCTCAAAGCAAGCAGCCAGGAAACTGAAAGAAGAGGATATCAG